Proteins encoded in a region of the Limanda limanda chromosome 17, fLimLim1.1, whole genome shotgun sequence genome:
- the dnajb1a gene encoding dnaJ homolog subfamily B member 1a, with product MVADYYSVLGIARGATEEEIKKAYRKQALRYHPDKNKSAGAEDRFKEIAEAYDVLSDAKKKDIYDKHGEKGLKGSAGGGGRGHSDQSYHYSFHGDPHAMFTEFFGGRSPFDHLFSQNGEDDRDGNDSFPGFGAGGMGGVGGMGGMGGMGGFPRPFKPHTGGSRRPHEKKKDPPVVHELKVSLEEVFSGCSKKMKISRKTLNPDGCTMRSEDKILTVDIKRGWKDGTKITFPREGDETPTNIPADVVFVVKDKPHPVFRREGSDIIYPAKISLREALCGCTVNAPTLDGRTITVSSRDVVKPGMKKRVAGEGLPLSKCPEKRGDMILDFTVKFPDKLGQSTRDALKQILPP from the exons ATGGTGGCCGACTACTACTCGGTGCTGGGGATCGCCCGAGGTGCGACCGAGGAGGAGATCAAGAAGGCGTACCGGAAGCAGGCCCTGCGGTACCACCCGGACAAGAACAAGTCCGCCGGGGCCGAGGACCGCTTCAAGGAGATCGCGGAGGCCTACGATGTCCTCAGCGACGCCAAGAAGAAGGACATCTACGATAAGCATGGAGAGAAAG GACTCAAGGGTTCGGCCGGTGGTGGAGGTCGAGGACACAGCGATCAGAGCTACCACTACTCCTTCCACGGAGACCCTCACGCAATGTTCACAGAGTTCTTTGGAGGCCGCAGCCCGTTTGACCATTTGTTCTCACAGAATGGGGAGGATGACCGGGACGGCAACGACTCCTTCCCAGGGTTTGGAGCTGGAGGCATGGGAGGTGTGGGAGGCATGGGAGGCATGGGAGGCATGGGTGGGTTTCCCAGGCCTTTCAAACCCCATACAGGAGGGTCCCGCAGACCgcatgagaagaagaaggaccCGCCCGTGGTGCACGAGCTGAAGGTGAGCCTCGAGGAGGTTTTCTCAGGCTGCTCCAAGAAGATGAAGATCTCCCGGAAGACGCTGAACCCGGACGGCTGCACCATGCGCAGCGAGGACAAGATTCTAACAGTGGACATCAAACGTGGCTGGAAGGACGGGACAAAAATCACCTTTCCCAGGGAGGGAGATGAAACGCCCACCAACATCCCTGCAGACGTGGTGTTCGTGGTCAAAGACAAACCACACCCGGTGTTCAGACGAGAGGGCTCCGATATCATTTACCCTGCAAAGATATCACTCAGAGAA gcGTTGTGCGGCTGCACGGTCAACGCACCGACGCTGGACGGCCGGACCATCACTGTGTCTTCCAGAGACGTTGTCAAACCGGGAATGAAGAAGCGTGTCGCTGGAGAAGGGCTGCCCCTGTCCAAGTGCCCCGAGAAAAGGGGCGACATGATCTTGGACTTCACCGTTAAATTCCCTGACAAACTGGGACAAAGCACGCGGGACGCTCTCAAACAGATCCTCCCGCCGTGA